The window GCCGTAGCCGTAGTAGCCGTAGCTACGGCGCGACGAAGCCGCGATGACCGCACCGCCGACCGCGCCGGCGACGACGCCGGCCGCGACCGCGTTGCTGGCCTGGGCGTTGGAGCGGCGGAAGCTCTGGAACACTTCGCTGCGGCAGCGCTCGAAGGCGCGGGTGCCGGGGCGATGGCCGGCATCGAGGCAGACCTGGTCGGACTCGGCCGCCGATTGCTCGACGGACTGGCAGCCGGCCAGACCGGCGGCAAGAACGCCGGCAATGATGAGGGCGCGCATGAGAAATCCTTTCCCTGTAGACGTTTGGCCACAAAAGCCATTGAGCGGGAGGCCGTCAACTGCGCCCCGCCGGTGACACAAGCATGAACACGCCGCAGGCCAGCGGCCGGCGGCGTCCTCCGCGCTTGCAGCCATCTGACACGGAATCGCCACCATGTCGCCCCGAAGGTTGCCGCTCGGGTAACATTCACTGGCAAAACAGGAATCTGCGGCTAACGAAGACTTGAGCCGGCCGCGCAGAGCGAGCGGATCTTTGCGGCCGGGCTAGCTGCGAAAATGCTTGGAGAGCTTCAGCGCCTGGCCCTGGTAGTTCGAGGTGCCGATCGCCCCGTAGAGGGCGTCCGGCTCGGCCGCCATGCGCTCGAAGGCGAGGCGCCCGACCACCTGCCCGTCCTCGAGCAGGAAGGGCACCTCGTGGCTCCTGACCTCGAGCACGCCACGACTGCCTGGCATGCCGTCCGTGCCGACGCCGAAGCCTGGATCGAAGAAGCCGGCATAGTGCACGCGGAACTCGCCCATGGCGGGGTCGATCGGCGCCATCTCGGCAGCGAAAGCCGGCGGGATATGCAGCCTCTCCTTGGAGGCCAGGATGTAGAACTGGTGCGGATCGAGGATCAGCCGCTTGCGCTTGGCCGGGATCGGCGTCCAGAAATCGTCGATCTCGTAGCCGCCGACCCGGTCGACATCGATGACATCGGTGAAGCGCTGGGCCTGGTAGCCGATGATCTCGCCCTCGGCGTCGCCGAGATGGATGCTGAACAGCAGGCCGTTGCGGATCGTCGCCGGCCCATCGACCAGCGCCGTGCGGCGATGGACCTCGCGCAGCTCGCGATCAGAGACGCGGAAACCCTCCGCCTCGTCCTGGCCGGAGCTACGACGGCGGAAGCGCAATTGGTTGAGGCGGCTGCCCTTGCGTACCTTGATCGAGAAGCTCGACGGCGAGATCTCGGTGTAGAGCTTGCCGGAATAGCCGCCGGCGACGCTGTCGAAAGCCTCGCTGCGATCGGCGATCAGGCGGGTGAAGACGTCGAGCCGGCCGGTGGAGCTCTTCGGGTTGGCGAAGGCGGAGATCGTCGCCGGCAATTCATGCAGCGACTCCATCAGCTCGACGACGTAGACGCAGTTCTTCTCGAGGATCGCGCCCTCCTCAAGCGAGACCTCGTCCTGGGTCAAATCGGCCAGCATCTGCGCGACGCTCTTGTTCGGCCCGGGCAGGAAGCTGGCGCGGACGCGATAGGCCTTGTGGCCGAGGCGCAGGTCGAGGCTCGCCGGCTGGTACTGGCTCTCGGCGAAGGCACCCGAGGTCGAGCGAACCATGCCGCGATGGACGAGCTTGCGGATATCCTGGCGCGGCAGCACGCCGGAAGGGCCGGCGAGCGAAGCCGGCGCGGTCGCGACCTCGGCTAGCATGTCGGGCGATGTCGCCATGGCGCTATCAGACCACCTTGTGAAGTGCGGCGCAAAGCCGGCCCGCCGCGAGATTGATCGTTCTTCTTGCCGCGCCGGCACGCTGCTGGCGAGTCCGACAGCGGGTTGTCCACATGCCCGCTCGCACCCGGACTGGCGCGCAAGTACAACCGCTGGGCGGCATTGACGCTGCGCCGAAGCAAGTCATAACAAGGCCTTCCCGCCGCGCGGCGGCACGGAGCCGCGATCATGTACCAAGCCGAAACGCATGGCGTGCGCGTTACCGCCTCGCCCAAGTTCATGGACAGCGAGTCCACGCCCAATCAGAGCCGCTATTTCTGGGCCTACACGATCGAGATCGAGAATTTCTCGCCGCGCACCGTGCAATTGATGACGCGCCACTGGTTCATCACCGACGGGCGCGGCGAGATGCACGAGGTCCGCGGCGACGGCGTGATCGGCCAGCAGCCGGTGCTGCAACCGGGCGAGCGCTTCAGCTATACCTCCGGCTGCCCGCTGATGACCCCCGATGGCAGCATGCGCGGCTTCTACGCCATGCTCGGCGAGGACGGCGTGATCTTCGATGTCGAGGTGCCGCTTTTCCCGCTCGACTCGCCCTATGTGAAGAAGGTCCTGCATTGAACACCACGACCCCGACCGGGCAGCGCTACCAGCCGCTCGACATGCTCGCCCGCCTCGTCGCCTTCGACACGGTGAGCCACAAATCCAATCTCGAGCTGATCGCCTTCGTCGAGGACTATCTCACGGGCTGGGGCGTGCCCTGCGTGCGCTTCCCGAACGAGACCGGCGACAAGGCCGCGCTCTTCGCCACGATCGGCCCGCAGGACAAGGGCGGCATCGTCCTCTCCGGCCATACCGATGTCGTACCGGTCGAGGGCCAGGCCTGGTCGCGCGATCCGTTCACGCTGCATGTCGAGGACGGCCGGGCCTATGGCCGCGGCTCGGTCGACATGAAGGGCTTCGTCGCGCTCGCGCTGGCGCTCGTGCCGGATTTCCTCGCCGCCGACCTCAAGACACCGATCCACCTGTTCTTCTCCTATGATGAAGAGGTAACCTGCCTCGGCGTCGTCGATGGCATCGCCGCCATGGGCAAGAGCCTGCCGCGGCCGCGCGCCGTCATCGTCGGCGAGCCGACCTCGCTCGAACTCGCCGACGCGCATAAGGGCATCCGCACCTTCTTCACCGCGATCACCGGCTTCGCCGCGCATTCCTCGAAGCCGCATCTCGGCGCCAGCGCGGTCCATGCCGGCACCCGGCTCGCCGCCGGCCTCGTCGCCATGGCCGATGAGCGCGAGGGCCGCATCGACGAAAGCGGCCGCTTCGATCCACCCTACGACACCGTCCATATCGGCAAGTTCCATGGCGGCATCGCCCGCAACATCCTGGCCGATCGCTGCGATCTCGCCTGGGAGGTTCGCACCCTGCCGGGCTCGGACCCCGAGGCGGTGCCGGCTCGTTTCGCTGCATTGTCGCAGGAGGTGCTGGCACGGATGCGCAAGACCGCGCCGTCGGCGGCGATCGAGACGGTGATGAGCTCGGACGTGCCGGGCCTGGCGCCCGATCCGGGCTCCGAGGCCGAGACCCTGGTGATGCGGCTTGCTGGGCGCAACCGCACCATCGCCGTCGCCTACGCCACCGAGGCCGGGCATTTCCAGCGCGCGGGACTGCCGACGATCGTCTGCGGCCCGGGCTCGATCGACCAGGCGCATCAGCCGGACGAGTACATCACCCTGGAGCAGTTCGCCGCGGGCGAGGCCTTCATGCGCCGGCTGCTGGCGGAGTGCCGGGCATAGATTGCGCCGTTCAACGGAAAAGCGTGGGGAACCCTCTCCTGTAAGGAGAGGGCAGGGTGAGGTGTAGGCTGTTTGACCAGTTGCGAGAGGCCTGACCGCGCAGCCGGGTTCAAGCCAGCGTTTCCAGTCCGAACACCTCACCCCTGCCCCTCTCCTTCCAGGAGAGGGGTTCCTCGCGCCCTAATCTCCAGCCGAAATCTCCACCTCGACCTCGGCCGGGTCGAAGCTGTAGCGGCGCGAGCAGAACTCGCAGGTGACGCCGAGCGTGCCGTCATCGGCGATCATTGCCTTGCGATCATCGGCCGAGAAGCCCTTGAGCATGCCGAGCACGCGCTCGCGCGAGCAGCGGCAGGCCTCGTGCACCGCGACCGGCTCGAAGACATGGGCGCCGCGCTCATGGAAGAGCCGGTAGAGCAGGCGCTCGCTCTCCAGAAGCGGGTCGAGCAATTCGTGATGCTCGACCGTCCCGACCAGCGAGCGTGTCTCGGCCCAGGCGTCGTCGCTGATGCCGTCATCATTGTCGGCGGCGAGGATCTCGTGCCCTTCCGGCGCATCGCCGGGATGGAGATCGGCGGCGCGCAGGCGCTCCGGCGAGTTCGGCATGAACTGGACGATCAGACCGCCGGCGCGCCAGGCGAGACCGCTGCCGGTCAGGACCGTGCCGACACCGAGGCGGATGCGGCTCGGAATCTGCTCCGACTGGCGGAAATACTGGTGGCCGGCCTCTTCCAGGCTCTGTCCGTCGAGCGCGACCACGCCCTGATAGCGCGTCGCCTCCGTACCTTGGTCGACGGTCATGGCAAGATGCCCCTTGCCGAGCAATTCGCCGGTCGAGATCGCGTTCGCGTCGATCGCCGCCGCCAGTTGGTCGGCATCGTAGCGGGCCATGGCCCGGTAGCAGTCGGGCGCATTGAAATCGACGACCAGCATCGAGATCGGCCCGTCGCTCTTGGTCTGCAGCTGGAAACGGCCTTCGCCCTTCAGCGTGGTGCCGAGCATGACGGTCAGCGCCGCGGCCTCGGCGAGGACGCGCGCGACGGGCTCGGGGTAGTGGTGCCGTTCGAGGACCTGGTCGAGCGAGGGGCCGAGCCTGACGACCCGGCCGCGCACATCGAGCTCCGGCACGGCGAAGGGCAGCACCCGGTCATCGGGTGCGCCCGTTGGCGAGGCTTCGGCCATCAGGCCGCCACCGCGCCGAAGCACCAGGCCAGGATGCCCTTCTGGGCATGCAGCCGGTTCTCAGCCTCGTCGAATACCGCCGATTGCGGGCCATCCATGACCTGATCGGTTACTTCCTCGCCACGCGAAGCCGGCAGGCAGTGCATGAAGATCGCATCCTTTTCGGCGCGGCCGAGCAGGCGCTCGTCGACCTGATAGGGACGCAGCAGGTTGTGGCGCGTGCCTTCCTGGTCGCCCATCGAGACCCAGCAATCGGTGATGACGCAGTCGGCGCCCTCGACCGCCGCCTCGGGGCGGGTGGTCAGTTGCAGCTTCGCGCCCTGCTTGCGGGCCCAGTCGAGCAGGGCCGGCGGCGGCGCAAGCTCCTCGGGCGTCGCGATGGCGAGCTCGAAATCGAGCCGGCCGGCGGCATGGACCCAGGAGGTCAGGACGTTGTTGGTGTCACCGGTCCAGGCAATGCGCCTGCCCTTGATCGAGCCCTTGCGCTCCTCGAAGGTCATGACATCGGCCATGACCTGGCAGGGATGCTGGCGTTTGGTCAGGCCGTTGATCACCGGCACGGTGGCGTATTTCGCCATCTCGACCACGGCATCATGGTCAAGCATGCGGATCATGATCGCGTCGACATAGCGCGAGAGCACGCGCGCCGTGTCGGCAATGGTCTCGCGCTCGCCGAGCTCGATCTCCTGGCCGGTCACCATCATCGGCGAGCCGCCGAGCTCGCGGATGCCGACATCGAAGGAGACGCGGGTCCGCAGCGATGGCTGCTCGAAGATCATGGCGATGACCTTGCCCTCGAGCAGGCGGTCGCCGGCAGCCGCCGGGGTGCGCCGGCGGGTCTTGATCTCCTCGCCGGCCTTGAGGATGGAGCGGAGCTCCCCGGCGGAGAAATCCGAGAGATCGAGAAAGTGACGCACTGGAGATCCCATGCTCATTCCGCCGCCGGCCGGGCGAGCTCGGCCTCGACCGCGCCCGCAGTCTTGTCCAACCGTGCCACCGCCTCGGCCACTTCGTTCTCGCCGATGATCAGCGGCGGCAGCAGGCGCACGACATTGTCGCCGGCTGCGACCACGAGCAGGCCGGCGGCCCGGGCCTGGGCGACGAAATCGGTGTTCGGGGTCTTGAGCTTGAGGCCGAGCATCAGTCCCTCGCCGCGGATCTCCTCGATCACGGCGGGGTGATGGTCCTTGAGCTGGGCCAGCGACTGGCGCAGGCGCAGCGCCGTCTTCTGGACCTGATCGAGGAAGCCCGGCGCCAGGATGACGTCGAGCACGGCATTGCCGACCGCCATGGCGAGCGGGTTGCCGCCGAAGGTGGTGCCGTGCGTGCCGAGCGTCATGCCGGAGGCCGCCTCCTCGGTGGCGAGGCAGGCGCCCATCGGGAAGCCGCCGCCGATGCCCTTGGCGATCGACATGATGTCGGGGGCGACACCGTAATGCTCATAAGCGAAGAACTTGCCGGTGCGGCCGACACCGGTCTGGATCTCGTCGAAGATCAGCATCAGACCATGCTCGTCGCAGAGCTCGCGCAGCTGCTTGAGGACACGCATCGGCACCGAGCGCAGGCCGCCCTCGCCCTGGATCGGCTCGATCATCAGGGCCGCGGTCTCCGGGCCGATCGCGGCCTTCAGCACCTTCTCATCGTCGAAGGGCACCTGGTCGAAGCCGTCGACCTTCGGGCCGAAGCCGTCGATGTATTTCTGCTGGCCGCCGGCCGCGATGGTCGCGAGCGTGCGGCCATGGAAGGCGCCTTCAAATGTGATGATGCGGTAGCGCTCGGGATGGCCCTTCGCAGCGTGATACTTGCGCGCCATCTTGATCGCGCACTCGTTCGCCTCGGCCCCCGAATTGGTGAAGAAGACGCGCTCGGCGAAGGTCGCCTCGCAGAGCCGGCGCGCCAGCTTCTCGCCCTCGGGCATCGTGTAGAGGTTCGAGGTGTGCCAGATGCGCTGAGCCTGCTGGGTCAACGCCTCGACCAGATGCGGATGGGCGTGGCCAAGCGAATTGACGGCGATGCCGGCACCGAAATCGAGAAAACGCTGGCCATCGGCGGTGATCGCCCAGGGACCCTCGCCACGCTCGAGAGCGATCGGAGCGCGGGCATAGGTCGGCAGGAGAACGGAGGAAGCGGCAGAAACAGGAGCGGTGCTCATGGAGCGAAATCCTTGCGGCGAAACAGGGAGGAAGCGCGGAACCTCAAGTCGGGAACGGAGATGCAGGGCGCTTGCGGCATGATGCCGGCATGATACGACCCGCCGGCGACATTATCGTCGCTGGCCGTTCCCGCCGTCTCGTCGCGCGTCAAGCCGCATCGATGGAAAGTCCCGATCGCTCAAAAACATAAGCGCCGCCCGATAGGGGCGGCTGCGTGAAGCAACTATGCAAAACCGTCCTTGCCCTGTCAATCGCAGCTGACCTCGCGGCAGCGTTGCCAATTGGACTCACTGGGCAGCTCTCTGCAGTGATTGGCTGGGGAAAAGCCGAATTAGGATTCGGCGACTCTTGTGGCCGAGTCAGGCCATCTTGTATGGTCTCTCTCGTCAGATACGACATCTCGTGCGGCGTCTCCAGTATCGTCAGTTCCGGGCGTAACGGCTTCCGTTCAGCGACGGACGCTGCCGGTATCGGATTCCGCCATGATCTTTCCCTATGCCTCGCCGGCCAGCCGGCGGGACATGACGAAGACAGGTGCAACTCCATGACCGAAGCCGGAGCCTGGATCGAGGAACGCGTCGAACTGCTGAAGAAGCTCTGGAACGACGGCCTGAGCGCGAGCCAGATCGCCGCCGAGCTCGGCAACGTCACGCGCAACGCCGTCATCGGCAAGGTGCATCGCCTTGGGCTGTCAGGCCGCGCCAAGAGCCCGGGTTCAGCCACGCCTCGCCCGCGCAAGCCGGTGGCTCGCCCGCCGAGCCATCCGGCCGGCCATCACAGCAGCGGCAGCGCCGGGCTGACCCGCGGCAATACCGCGCTCGCTCCCCAGTTCGCGCCGGAGATCGAGGCCGAGACGCAGGTCGCGCGCGAGCCGGCTCCGTCCGAGGACGTGGTCGTGCCGTTCTCCGAGCGGGTCACGATCATGGAGCTGCGCGAGTATATGTGCCGCTGGCCGATGGGCGACCCGACCACGCCGGAGTTCCGCTTCTGCGGCGGACGCTCGGCGACCGGAATGCCCTATTGCGCGTATCATGCCCGCATCGCCTACCAGCCGGCCGCCGACCGCCGCCGCGACCGCAAGATCATTCGCGCCTGAGCGAGCGACGCGAGACTTCCAGAATGCGAAAAGCCGGCCGAAAGGCCGGCTTTTTTGTCGATAGCCCGGCTCGATGCAGGAGGCATGCATGAACGCCCCCAGACCTCGCCCGATTGAGTATGCTTGTGCCCTACCGATCAGGGATGGGCGGCTCCTGCTGGGACTGAGGTCGCCGCATCGCCGGAACCGCCCATCCTGCTGGGACACGATCGGCGGCCACCTTGAGGCGGGCGAGACCGCCGAGTCCGCCCTTATCCGCGAGCTCCAGGAGGAGACCGGCATCACTCCGACAGATTTCCGCCGCTTCGAGGCCATCGAGACGACGGAGACGGACGGCGTCACCCCCGCGCTCTGGCATCTGTTCACAGTGAGCAAATGGGCGGGCGGCGATCCCACGATCAGTAATGACGAACACAGCGAGATCCGCTGGTTCACGTTCGGCGAGGCCCCATCGCTGACACCGCTGGCGTCCGAGGCTTACCGCCCTGTCTTCGCCCGGCTCACCGCAGCCTTAGGGCCGGGCACGTATTGGCTATGATCGCAATCTATGCAGGCGCGGCGTTGGCCGAGATCGCCGGCTGCTTCGCCTTCTGGGCCTGGCTGAAGCTGGACAAGCCGGTCTGGTGGCGCTCGCAGCCTTCGGCTGGCTGCTGACGCTGGTCGATAGTCCCGCGGCCGGCCGCGCATACGCCGCCTATGGCGGCATCTACATCGTTGCGTGCTGGCGTGGATGGCGCTGGTCGAGAAGATCGCGCCGGACCGCTACGATCTCGCCGGCGCCGCACTTTGCCTCGCCGGTGCGGCTGTCATCATCGCCGCGCCGCGCTGACCAGAACCATCAGCCGCGCGCAAAGGTCTCGTCGAAGGCATAGCCGGCGCCGCGCACGGTGCGCAGAGGATCCTTGGCGTTGGCCGGCGTGATCGCCTTGCGCAGGCGCCCGACATGGACGTCGACGGTGCGCTCGTCGATATAGACGTCGCGACCCCAGACAGCGTCGAGCAGTTGCGCGCGGGAATAGACCCGGCCCGGCGCCTGCATCAGGAATTCGAGCAGGCGGAACTCGGTCGGGCCGAGATGCAGTTCCATGCCGGAGCGTCGGACGCGTCGCGTCGTGCGGTCGAGCTCGAGATCACCGGCCGCGAGCAATCCGGCGACATGGCCGGGCTTGGCACGGCGCAGCAGCGCCTGGATGCGGGCGATCAGCTCGGGCAGCGAGAACGGCTTGACGACATAGTCGTCGGCGCCGGTGGCAAGGCCGCGCACACGCTCGGTCTCTTCGCCGCGGGCGGTCAGCATGATGATCGGCACGCGCTCGGTATCGCGCCTTGTGCGCAGGCGCCGGCAGAGCTCGATGCCGGAGAGACCGGGCAGCATCCAGTCGAGCAGGACGAGATCCGGCGTGTGGTCACGCAGATGCAGCTCGGCATCGTCGCCGCGCGCCACGCTGTCGACCTCGAAGCCCTCGGCCTCGAGATTATAGCGCAGCAGCAGGGTCAGCGGCTCCTCGTCCTCGACGATCAGGATGCGTGCAGGCATGTCAGCGTCCGTTCAAAACGTCCGCCGGTCAGCCATTGGCTGCCGGCAGGTCGACGAGGATGTTGGTGGTGTCGAGCTTGGGCCGGGTCTCGTCGATTGACTGACCGGTGACGAGGTAATGGATGGTCTCGGCGATGTTGGTGGTGTGGTCGCCGATGCGCTCGACATTCTTGGCGCAGAAGAGGAGGTGCGTGCAGAAGGTGATGTTGCGCGGATCCTCCATCATGTAGGTCAGGAGCTCGCGGAACAGCGAGGTGTAGAGCGCGTCGATCTCGTCGTCGCGGCGCCAGACCTCCATCGCCTTCTGCTCGTTGCTGGCGGCGTAGGCATCGAGCACGTCCTTGAGCTGAGCCTGGACCAGGCGGCTCATATGCTCGAGGCCTACCACGGCACGATGCGGCGGCGAGAACTGGCCGGAGATCGCGACGGCGCGCTTGGCGATGTTCTTGGCGAGGTCGCCGACGCGCTCGATATCGGCGGCGATGCGGATCGCGGAGATCAGCTCGCGCAGGTCGTTGGCGAGCGGCTGGCGCCGGGCGATGGTCAGCACCGCCTTCTCCTCGACCTCGCGCTGGAGATTGTCGAGGCGCTGGTCGGCGCTGATGATCTTCTGGGCGAGCGCGGTGTCGCGGCGCACCAGCGCCACGGTCGAGTCGCCGAGCATACGCTCGGACATGCCGCCCATCTCGGCGAGGCTGCGGCGCAGGCCCTCGAGATCGGCATCGTAGGAGCGGACGATATGGTCGGACATCGGGGCGTATCCTTCGGGGCTGGCCGACGCTTCAGAACTTCAGCCGAAACGGCCGGTGACGTAGTCCTGCGTCTGCTTCTTGTGCGGGTTCATGAAGATGGTGTTGGTGGCGTCGAACTCGATCACCTCTCCCAGATACATGAAGGCGGTGTACTGCGAGATGCGGGCCGCCTGCTGCATGTTGTGGGTGACGATGACGATGGTGAAGTCCGTCTTGAGCTGCTCGAGCAGATCCTCGATCTTGCCGGTCGAGATCGGGTCGAGCGCCGAGGTCGGCTCGTCGAACAGGATGACCTCGGGCTTCTGCGCGATGGTGCGTGCGATGCAGAGGCGCTGCTGCTGGCCGCCGGACAGACCCATGCCGGAGCTCTTCAGCTTGTCCTTGACCTCGTCCCAGAGGGCGGCGCGCCGCAGCGCGCCCTCGACGCGGTCGTCGAGCTCCGACTTCGGCGGCTTCTCGTAGAGGCGGATGCCGAAGGCGACATTGTCGTAGATCGACATCGGGAACGGCGTCGGCTTCTGGAAGACCATGCCGATGCGCGAACGCAGCTCGTTCACGTCGATATCGTTCGAGATGACGTTGCGGCCGTCGAGGATGATCTCGCCGGTGGCGCGCTGCTCGGGATAGAGCGAATAGATGCGGTTGAAGATGCGCAGCAGGGTCGACTTGCCGCAGCCCGAGGGGCCGATCAGCGCCGTGACGTGGCGGTCACGGAAGTCGAGGTTGATGTTCTTCAGCGCCTTGTGCTCGCCGTAGTAGAAATCGAGGTTTTT is drawn from Bosea sp. Tri-49 and contains these coding sequences:
- the argE gene encoding acetylornithine deacetylase; protein product: MLARLVAFDTVSHKSNLELIAFVEDYLTGWGVPCVRFPNETGDKAALFATIGPQDKGGIVLSGHTDVVPVEGQAWSRDPFTLHVEDGRAYGRGSVDMKGFVALALALVPDFLAADLKTPIHLFFSYDEEVTCLGVVDGIAAMGKSLPRPRAVIVGEPTSLELADAHKGIRTFFTAITGFAAHSSKPHLGASAVHAGTRLAAGLVAMADEREGRIDESGRFDPPYDTVHIGKFHGGIARNILADRCDLAWEVRTLPGSDPEAVPARFAALSQEVLARMRKTAPSAAIETVMSSDVPGLAPDPGSEAETLVMRLAGRNRTIAVAYATEAGHFQRAGLPTIVCGPGSIDQAHQPDEYITLEQFAAGEAFMRRLLAECRA
- a CDS encoding NUDIX hydrolase, whose translation is MNAPRPRPIEYACALPIRDGRLLLGLRSPHRRNRPSCWDTIGGHLEAGETAESALIRELQEETGITPTDFRRFEAIETTETDGVTPALWHLFTVSKWAGGDPTISNDEHSEIRWFTFGEAPSLTPLASEAYRPVFARLTAALGPGTYWL
- a CDS encoding Hsp33 family molecular chaperone gives rise to the protein MMAEASPTGAPDDRVLPFAVPELDVRGRVVRLGPSLDQVLERHHYPEPVARVLAEAAALTVMLGTTLKGEGRFQLQTKSDGPISMLVVDFNAPDCYRAMARYDADQLAAAIDANAISTGELLGKGHLAMTVDQGTEATRYQGVVALDGQSLEEAGHQYFRQSEQIPSRIRLGVGTVLTGSGLAWRAGGLIVQFMPNSPERLRAADLHPGDAPEGHEILAADNDDGISDDAWAETRSLVGTVEHHELLDPLLESERLLYRLFHERGAHVFEPVAVHEACRCSRERVLGMLKGFSADDRKAMIADDGTLGVTCEFCSRRYSFDPAEVEVEISAGD
- a CDS encoding 2'-deoxycytidine 5'-triphosphate deaminase, with translation MATSPDMLAEVATAPASLAGPSGVLPRQDIRKLVHRGMVRSTSGAFAESQYQPASLDLRLGHKAYRVRASFLPGPNKSVAQMLADLTQDEVSLEEGAILEKNCVYVVELMESLHELPATISAFANPKSSTGRLDVFTRLIADRSEAFDSVAGGYSGKLYTEISPSSFSIKVRKGSRLNQLRFRRRSSGQDEAEGFRVSDRELREVHRRTALVDGPATIRNGLLFSIHLGDAEGEIIGYQAQRFTDVIDVDRVGGYEIDDFWTPIPAKRKRLILDPHQFYILASKERLHIPPAFAAEMAPIDPAMGEFRVHYAGFFDPGFGVGTDGMPGSRGVLEVRSHEVPFLLEDGQVVGRLAFERMAAEPDALYGAIGTSNYQGQALKLSKHFRS
- the pstB gene encoding phosphate ABC transporter ATP-binding protein PstB, with product MQMLSTLELSPQTLDADAPVRIAVKNLDFYYGEHKALKNINLDFRDRHVTALIGPSGCGKSTLLRIFNRIYSLYPEQRATGEIILDGRNVISNDIDVNELRSRIGMVFQKPTPFPMSIYDNVAFGIRLYEKPPKSELDDRVEGALRRAALWDEVKDKLKSSGMGLSGGQQQRLCIARTIAQKPEVILFDEPTSALDPISTGKIEDLLEQLKTDFTIVIVTHNMQQAARISQYTAFMYLGEVIEFDATNTIFMNPHKKQTQDYVTGRFG
- the argF gene encoding ornithine carbamoyltransferase is translated as MGSPVRHFLDLSDFSAGELRSILKAGEEIKTRRRTPAAAGDRLLEGKVIAMIFEQPSLRTRVSFDVGIRELGGSPMMVTGQEIELGERETIADTARVLSRYVDAIMIRMLDHDAVVEMAKYATVPVINGLTKRQHPCQVMADVMTFEERKGSIKGRRIAWTGDTNNVLTSWVHAAGRLDFELAIATPEELAPPPALLDWARKQGAKLQLTTRPEAAVEGADCVITDCWVSMGDQEGTRHNLLRPYQVDERLLGRAEKDAIFMHCLPASRGEEVTDQVMDGPQSAVFDEAENRLHAQKGILAWCFGAVAA
- a CDS encoding aspartate aminotransferase family protein codes for the protein MSTAPVSAASSVLLPTYARAPIALERGEGPWAITADGQRFLDFGAGIAVNSLGHAHPHLVEALTQQAQRIWHTSNLYTMPEGEKLARRLCEATFAERVFFTNSGAEANECAIKMARKYHAAKGHPERYRIITFEGAFHGRTLATIAAGGQQKYIDGFGPKVDGFDQVPFDDEKVLKAAIGPETAALMIEPIQGEGGLRSVPMRVLKQLRELCDEHGLMLIFDEIQTGVGRTGKFFAYEHYGVAPDIMSIAKGIGGGFPMGACLATEEAASGMTLGTHGTTFGGNPLAMAVGNAVLDVILAPGFLDQVQKTALRLRQSLAQLKDHHPAVIEEIRGEGLMLGLKLKTPNTDFVAQARAAGLLVVAAGDNVVRLLPPLIIGENEVAEAVARLDKTAGAVEAELARPAAE
- the apaG gene encoding Co2+/Mg2+ efflux protein ApaG; protein product: MYQAETHGVRVTASPKFMDSESTPNQSRYFWAYTIEIENFSPRTVQLMTRHWFITDGRGEMHEVRGDGVIGQQPVLQPGERFSYTSGCPLMTPDGSMRGFYAMLGEDGVIFDVEVPLFPLDSPYVKKVLH
- the phoU gene encoding phosphate signaling complex protein PhoU; translated protein: MSDHIVRSYDADLEGLRRSLAEMGGMSERMLGDSTVALVRRDTALAQKIISADQRLDNLQREVEEKAVLTIARRQPLANDLRELISAIRIAADIERVGDLAKNIAKRAVAISGQFSPPHRAVVGLEHMSRLVQAQLKDVLDAYAASNEQKAMEVWRRDDEIDALYTSLFRELLTYMMEDPRNITFCTHLLFCAKNVERIGDHTTNIAETIHYLVTGQSIDETRPKLDTTNILVDLPAANG
- a CDS encoding GcrA family cell cycle regulator — translated: MTEAGAWIEERVELLKKLWNDGLSASQIAAELGNVTRNAVIGKVHRLGLSGRAKSPGSATPRPRKPVARPPSHPAGHHSSGSAGLTRGNTALAPQFAPEIEAETQVAREPAPSEDVVVPFSERVTIMELREYMCRWPMGDPTTPEFRFCGGRSATGMPYCAYHARIAYQPAADRRRDRKIIRA
- the phoB gene encoding phosphate regulon transcriptional regulator PhoB, which produces MPARILIVEDEEPLTLLLRYNLEAEGFEVDSVARGDDAELHLRDHTPDLVLLDWMLPGLSGIELCRRLRTRRDTERVPIIMLTARGEETERVRGLATGADDYVVKPFSLPELIARIQALLRRAKPGHVAGLLAAGDLELDRTTRRVRRSGMELHLGPTEFRLLEFLMQAPGRVYSRAQLLDAVWGRDVYIDERTVDVHVGRLRKAITPANAKDPLRTVRGAGYAFDETFARG